A region of Roseobacter litoralis Och 149 DNA encodes the following proteins:
- a CDS encoding acyl-CoA dehydrogenase family protein, which translates to MDMNFGMREENRALLQRVADMIRDVVMPLEEEYHGEIGQGDRWHYTDRQAEILEGLKAQAKAAGLWNFWLTDSEKGFGLSTVEYAYFAEEMGKTPLGAEVFNCSAPDTGNMEVFERYGTPAMKEQWLAPLLEGEIRSAYLMTEPEVASSDATNIAMSCVRHGDDYVLNGEKYWASGAGDPRCKVYIVMVRTGGDEISKHQRHSMIVVDAATPGIEILRPMKVFGHDDAPHGHMHIRFSDVRVPAENLLLGEGRGFEIAQGRLGPGRIHHCMRSVGQAEAALELMCRRSLQKEAFGKPLAMLGANFDIIAECRMEIEMARLLCLKAAWMMDQGDARAAAPWISQIKVVAPRMALKVIDEAMQMHGGQGISQDTPLAMAWTWQRALRFADGPDAVHRRQVARTELRKHTQQKI; encoded by the coding sequence ATGGATATGAATTTCGGCATGCGCGAAGAGAACCGCGCGTTGTTGCAGCGTGTCGCCGATATGATCCGGGACGTCGTCATGCCGCTGGAAGAAGAATACCACGGCGAAATCGGGCAGGGGGACCGCTGGCACTATACCGACCGGCAGGCGGAAATCCTCGAAGGGCTCAAGGCGCAGGCGAAAGCCGCCGGGTTGTGGAATTTCTGGCTGACCGACAGTGAAAAGGGGTTCGGCCTCAGCACCGTGGAATATGCATATTTTGCCGAAGAGATGGGCAAAACCCCCCTCGGGGCGGAGGTGTTCAACTGCTCGGCACCTGACACGGGCAACATGGAAGTCTTTGAACGCTACGGCACGCCCGCGATGAAGGAACAATGGCTCGCGCCACTGCTGGAGGGGGAGATTCGCTCTGCCTATCTGATGACGGAACCGGAAGTGGCCTCGTCTGATGCGACAAACATCGCCATGTCCTGTGTGCGGCACGGCGATGATTATGTGCTCAATGGCGAAAAATACTGGGCCAGCGGTGCCGGTGATCCGCGCTGCAAGGTCTATATCGTCATGGTGCGCACGGGCGGTGATGAGATCTCAAAACACCAACGGCATTCGATGATCGTGGTGGATGCGGCGACACCGGGGATCGAAATCCTGCGCCCCATGAAGGTCTTTGGCCATGATGATGCGCCGCATGGGCATATGCATATCCGTTTTTCGGATGTGCGCGTGCCTGCCGAAAACCTGTTGCTGGGCGAAGGTCGTGGCTTTGAGATCGCGCAGGGGCGTCTGGGGCCGGGGCGTATTCATCACTGCATGCGCTCGGTCGGGCAGGCCGAAGCGGCGCTGGAGTTGATGTGCAGAAGGTCGCTGCAAAAGGAAGCCTTTGGCAAACCGCTGGCGATGCTGGGGGCGAATTTCGACATCATCGCGGAATGCCGGATGGAAATCGAGATGGCGCGCCTGTTGTGCCTCAAGGCGGCGTGGATGATGGATCAGGGCGATGCGCGCGCGGCCGCCCCATGGATCAGTCAGATCAAGGTCGTGGCCCCGCGCATGGCTCTCAAGGTAATTGATGAAGCGATGCAGATGCATGGCGGGCAAGGGATCAGTCAGGACACGCCGCTGGCCATGGCCTGGACTTGGCAGCGCGCCTTGCGATTTGCCGATGGCCCGGATGCGGTGCACCGCCGTCAGGTTGCGCGCACGGAATTACGCAAACACACGCAGCAAAAAATCTGA
- a CDS encoding membrane dipeptidase produces MKTPLIDNLQYANFSPEIFAQMRAGGVDAVHVTIAYHESFREMVLNLEQWNRWFEAHPDLIFKGTCAADVRRAQETNRTAIFFGFQNPSPIEDDIGLVEICHQLGIRFMQLTYNNQSLLATGCYEDDDTGLTRMGKQVVREMNRVGMVVDMSHSADRSTLEAIEHSTRPIAITHANPHWWQAALRNKKDEVLQALTRAGGMLGFSVYPHHLKGGSACTLDGFCAMVEEAARRYGASHLGIGTDLCQDQPDSVVEWMRVGRWSKVMDYGEGSASNAGFPPMPTWFHDNRDFANIRAGLLQTSLSEADVDGIMGGNWLRFYEESFEPL; encoded by the coding sequence ATGAAAACACCGCTGATAGACAACCTGCAGTATGCCAATTTTTCGCCTGAGATATTTGCGCAGATGCGCGCAGGCGGGGTGGATGCGGTGCATGTCACCATCGCCTATCACGAGAGCTTTCGTGAGATGGTGCTGAACCTTGAGCAGTGGAACCGCTGGTTCGAGGCGCATCCTGATCTGATCTTTAAAGGCACCTGTGCTGCTGACGTGCGCCGCGCGCAGGAAACAAACCGCACCGCGATATTCTTTGGGTTCCAGAACCCGAGTCCCATTGAGGACGACATTGGACTAGTTGAGATTTGCCATCAGCTTGGCATCCGCTTCATGCAACTGACCTACAACAATCAATCCCTGCTCGCCACGGGGTGTTACGAAGACGATGACACGGGCCTCACGCGCATGGGCAAACAGGTGGTGCGCGAGATGAACCGCGTGGGGATGGTGGTGGATATGTCCCATTCCGCCGACCGCTCGACGCTGGAGGCGATCGAACATTCGACCCGGCCCATCGCCATCACCCATGCCAATCCGCATTGGTGGCAAGCCGCGCTGCGCAACAAGAAAGACGAGGTGCTGCAGGCCTTGACGCGCGCGGGGGGGATGTTGGGGTTCTCGGTCTATCCTCACCACCTCAAGGGTGGCTCGGCCTGCACGCTCGATGGTTTTTGCGCGATGGTCGAAGAGGCCGCCCGCCGCTACGGCGCGTCCCACCTGGGCATCGGCACGGACCTTTGTCAGGACCAGCCCGACAGCGTTGTGGAATGGATGCGGGTGGGGCGATGGTCCAAGGTCATGGATTACGGCGAAGGTTCCGCCAGCAATGCAGGCTTTCCGCCGATGCCGACATGGTTTCATGACAACCGCGATTTTGCTAACATCCGCGCAGGCCTGTTGCAGACCTCCCTGTCCGAAGCTGACGTGGACGGGATCATGGGCGGCAACTGGCTGAGGTTTTACGAAGAGAGTTTTGAGCCGCTATGA
- the truA gene encoding tRNA pseudouridine(38-40) synthase TruA, whose amino-acid sequence MHRYALKVEYHGAPFVGWQRQKEHSTVQGAIEQALGKIAPAPHTIAAAGRTDAGVHAIAQVAHCDLVRDWDPFRLSEALNYHLKPAPIAITACTVVDADWHARFSARQRQYLFRILCRRAPATHQRGLVWQVKQNLDVAAMREAAALLIGQHDFTTFRSTICQAESPVKTLDRLDVSEVETPYGREIHFDVRARSFLHNQVRSFVGTLERVGAGSSTPQDVARALALRDRAACGPVCPPYGLYLAHVVYDRPPFEA is encoded by the coding sequence ATGCACAGATACGCCCTCAAAGTCGAATATCACGGCGCGCCCTTTGTCGGATGGCAGCGTCAGAAAGAACATTCCACCGTTCAGGGTGCGATTGAGCAGGCTTTGGGAAAAATCGCGCCGGCGCCCCATACGATTGCGGCTGCAGGGCGTACGGACGCAGGTGTGCATGCGATCGCGCAGGTGGCACATTGTGATCTGGTCCGCGACTGGGATCCGTTTCGTTTGTCAGAAGCGTTGAATTACCATCTCAAGCCCGCGCCCATCGCCATTACCGCCTGCACCGTTGTGGACGCGGACTGGCACGCAAGGTTCTCTGCGCGTCAACGTCAGTATCTGTTCCGCATCTTATGCCGCCGCGCCCCTGCAACGCATCAGAGGGGGCTGGTTTGGCAAGTCAAACAAAATCTGGATGTGGCGGCCATGCGGGAAGCGGCCGCGCTGCTGATCGGCCAGCATGATTTCACGACATTCCGCTCCACCATCTGTCAGGCGGAGAGCCCGGTCAAAACGCTTGACCGTCTTGATGTGAGCGAGGTCGAAACGCCCTATGGCCGTGAGATTCATTTCGACGTGCGCGCCAGATCCTTCCTGCACAATCAGGTCCGCAGTTTTGTGGGCACGCTGGAACGGGTTGGGGCCGGTTCGTCCACACCGCAGGATGTGGCAAGGGCGCTGGCCCTGCGGGATCGCGCCGCCTGCGGGCCGGTTTGCCCGCCCTATGGCCTGTATCTGGCGCATGTGGTTTACGACCGCCCGCCGTTTGAGGCGTAG
- a CDS encoding YcjX family protein, whose amino-acid sequence MVISTLADTVLRQIETVQNTVNETLFEPVIRIGVTGLARSGKTVFITSLVANLMNRGRMPHLAAAAEGRIEAAFLQPQPDDTVPRFDFEAHLSDLTGPKPRWPDSTRAVSELRLSLRVRRAGLLAGLQGPRTIHLDIIDYPGEWLLDLALLDKDYATWSQETLARAAERPQAQAYLAQSAAVAADAKLDEPLAKALAAGFTDYLNAARVAGYYDCSPGRFLLPGDLEGSPVLTFAPLTGDGTDARGSLRREMARRFEAYKRAVVRPFFRDHFARIDRQVVLVDALGAIHKGPRAVEDMRGAMVDILGAFRPGRNAFLTQLFAGKRVEKILFAATKADHLHHKQHDKLTAIIDALVRDARNKAQFAGAQTQALAIASLRATTEETVTHAGQDLDVVRGQLLETGKQAAFYPGDLPSDPARLLTPARDGAESWLDDDYRVMNFAPSLLSLRPGDGPPHIRLDKAAQFLLGDRL is encoded by the coding sequence TTGGTTATATCAACACTCGCCGACACGGTGCTGCGCCAGATTGAAACGGTACAGAACACGGTCAATGAGACATTGTTTGAACCGGTTATACGGATCGGCGTCACGGGTCTTGCCCGGTCGGGCAAGACGGTTTTCATCACCTCTTTGGTTGCGAATCTGATGAACCGGGGGCGGATGCCGCATCTGGCCGCCGCCGCTGAAGGGCGCATTGAGGCCGCATTCCTGCAACCGCAGCCGGACGATACGGTGCCGCGCTTTGATTTCGAGGCGCATCTGAGCGATTTGACCGGCCCCAAACCGCGCTGGCCCGACAGCACACGCGCGGTTTCCGAGTTGCGGTTGTCGTTGCGGGTGCGCCGCGCGGGGCTTTTGGCGGGGCTGCAGGGGCCGCGCACGATCCATCTGGATATCATTGATTATCCCGGTGAGTGGCTGCTCGATCTGGCGCTCTTGGACAAGGATTACGCCACATGGTCGCAGGAAACACTGGCGCGCGCGGCTGAGCGTCCACAGGCGCAAGCCTATCTCGCGCAGAGCGCGGCGGTCGCAGCGGACGCAAAACTGGACGAACCGCTGGCCAAGGCGCTGGCGGCGGGCTTTACCGACTACCTCAATGCCGCGCGCGTCGCGGGATATTACGACTGCTCACCGGGGCGTTTTTTGCTGCCCGGTGATCTGGAGGGGTCGCCGGTGCTGACGTTTGCCCCATTGACAGGGGATGGCACAGATGCGCGCGGATCGTTGCGCCGCGAGATGGCACGGCGTTTTGAGGCCTATAAACGCGCAGTCGTGCGCCCGTTTTTCCGGGATCATTTTGCGCGGATCGACCGTCAGGTCGTGCTGGTTGATGCCTTGGGCGCGATCCATAAAGGACCGCGTGCGGTTGAGGATATGCGCGGGGCCATGGTCGATATTCTTGGCGCTTTCCGGCCCGGGCGCAACGCCTTTCTGACGCAGCTATTTGCGGGCAAACGGGTGGAAAAAATACTCTTCGCCGCAACCAAGGCGGATCACTTGCACCACAAGCAACACGATAAACTCACCGCGATCATTGACGCGCTGGTACGTGATGCGCGTAACAAGGCGCAGTTTGCAGGGGCGCAGACGCAAGCGTTGGCGATTGCCTCTTTGCGCGCCACCACCGAAGAGACGGTCACCCACGCGGGTCAGGACCTTGATGTTGTGCGCGGTCAACTGCTTGAAACCGGCAAACAGGCGGCGTTCTATCCCGGTGATCTGCCGAGCGATCCGGCCAGATTGCTGACCCCCGCGCGGGACGGGGCCGAAAGCTGGCTGGATGACGATTACCGTGTGATGAATTTCGCACCATCGCTGTTGAGTTTGCGCCCCGGCGATGGTCCGCCGCATATCCGACTTGATAAGGCGGCCCAATTCCTTTTAGGGGATAGGCTATGA
- a CDS encoding GNAT family N-acetyltransferase, translating into MIEFTISPARSLDAGAVGNILSVSNDLMPWLPRVHSAAEEIKYAGDMIEAGWVKVAKIDNKVVGFIARHESEVYALYVLPEAQDKGIGTALLEDAKGECDKLGLWSYEANGVAAIFYELRGFVSVDRTNGSGNEAGLPDIRFEWTRKAPEFKPARGARKTG; encoded by the coding sequence ATGATCGAATTCACTATTTCTCCCGCACGGTCGCTGGATGCCGGTGCTGTTGGAAACATTCTGTCGGTGTCAAATGATTTGATGCCGTGGCTGCCGCGCGTGCATTCCGCTGCCGAAGAAATCAAATATGCCGGAGACATGATTGAGGCCGGTTGGGTCAAGGTCGCCAAGATCGACAACAAGGTCGTCGGTTTCATCGCCCGCCACGAGAGCGAGGTTTATGCGCTTTATGTCCTGCCCGAAGCGCAGGACAAAGGCATCGGCACCGCGCTGCTTGAGGATGCAAAGGGCGAATGCGATAAACTCGGGTTGTGGAGCTATGAGGCGAATGGCGTTGCCGCGATTTTCTATGAGTTGCGCGGTTTCGTGAGCGTGGATCGCACGAACGGGAGCGGGAATGAAGCCGGGCTGCCGGACATTCGCTTTGAATGGACACGCAAAGCGCCCGAATTCAAACCCGCGCGCGGCGCGAGGAAAACGGGCTGA